From one Rhodanobacteraceae bacterium genomic stretch:
- the rpmI gene encoding 50S ribosomal protein L35, with translation MPKMKSNRAAAKRFRKTGGGKFKCGHAFKSHILTKKSTKRKRGLRAPNLVRAEDAGRVARMLPYA, from the coding sequence ATGCCGAAGATGAAGAGCAACCGGGCGGCGGCCAAGCGCTTCCGCAAGACCGGTGGCGGTAAGTTCAAGTGTGGTCACGCGTTCAAGAGCCACATCCTGACCAAGAAGTCCACCAAGCGTAAGCGTGGCCTGCGCGCTCCGAACCTGGTTCGGGCGGAAGACGCAGGTCGCGTGGCACGCATGCTGCCTTACGCATAA
- the rplT gene encoding 50S ribosomal protein L20 has product MARVKRGVTARARHKKLLSRAKGYYNARRKVYRVAKQAVTKALQYAYIGRKLKKREYRSLWIVRINAAARLCGMSYSRLINGLSKAGIKIDRKVLADLAVHDMVAFKAVADQAKAKLAAA; this is encoded by the coding sequence ATGGCACGAGTGAAGCGTGGTGTAACGGCGCGTGCGCGCCACAAGAAGCTGCTGTCGCGCGCGAAGGGCTACTACAACGCCCGCCGCAAGGTCTATCGCGTCGCCAAGCAGGCGGTGACCAAGGCGCTGCAGTACGCCTACATTGGTCGCAAGCTGAAGAAGCGCGAGTACCGCTCGCTGTGGATCGTCCGCATCAATGCAGCGGCCCGTCTGTGCGGCATGAGCTACAGCCGTCTGATCAACGGCCTGTCGAAGGCCGGGATCAAGATCGACCGCAAGGTGCTGGCCGATCTGGCGGTGCACGACATGGTCGCGTTCAAGGCGGTTGCCGACCAGGCCAAGGCGAAGCTCGCCGCCGCCTGA
- a CDS encoding integration host factor subunit alpha produces MALTKAEMAQRLFEDVGLNKREAKEFVDIFFDVIRDALEKGENVKLSGFGNFDLRQKNQRPGRNPKTGEEIPISARRVVTFRAGQKLKARVEAYAGSGQ; encoded by the coding sequence ATGGCGCTGACCAAGGCCGAGATGGCCCAGCGGTTGTTCGAGGACGTAGGCCTGAACAAGCGCGAGGCCAAGGAGTTCGTCGACATCTTCTTCGACGTCATCCGCGATGCGCTGGAGAAGGGGGAGAACGTCAAGCTGTCCGGTTTCGGCAATTTCGACCTGCGCCAGAAGAACCAGCGCCCGGGCCGCAATCCGAAGACCGGCGAGGAGATTCCGATCTCCGCGCGGCGCGTAGTGACGTTCAGGGCAGGGCAGAAGCTCAAGGCGCGAGTAGAGGCTTATGCTGGATCCGGGCAGTAA
- the pheS gene encoding phenylalanine--tRNA ligase subunit alpha — MSLDQLLSGAQARIESAADLAALDALRVELLGKSGSVTAMLKTLGSLSPEERKTRGAEVNRVRDAISEALNQRKSALDQVALAAKLERERIDISLPGRQIGLGGLHPITRALDRIVGIFERLGYTVADGPEIESDWYNFEALNFPPDHPARTMHDTFYFPDGRLLRTHTSPVQIRVMQQQQPPIRVIMPGKVYRSDSDQTHSPMFHQVEGLVVGEDINFADLKGTLLNFVRAYFEREPKLLFRPSYFPFTEPSADVLMNWELPDGSERWLEVLGCGMVHPNVLRNCGIDAERYTGFAFGLGVERFAMLRYGVTDLRAFYENDLRFLGQFA; from the coding sequence ATGAGTCTCGATCAACTGCTTTCCGGTGCGCAGGCGCGCATCGAATCCGCCGCCGACCTCGCGGCGCTCGACGCCTTGCGCGTCGAACTGCTCGGCAAGTCCGGCAGCGTCACCGCAATGCTGAAGACCCTCGGCAGCCTGTCGCCGGAAGAGCGCAAGACGCGCGGCGCGGAAGTGAACCGCGTGCGCGATGCGATCAGCGAAGCGCTGAACCAACGCAAGTCGGCGCTCGACCAGGTGGCGCTGGCCGCCAAGCTGGAGCGCGAGCGCATCGACATCAGCCTGCCGGGTCGCCAGATCGGGCTGGGCGGCCTGCATCCGATCACCCGCGCGCTTGACCGCATCGTCGGCATCTTCGAGCGCCTGGGCTATACCGTGGCCGACGGCCCGGAGATCGAGAGCGACTGGTACAACTTCGAGGCATTGAATTTCCCGCCGGACCATCCGGCGCGGACGATGCACGACACTTTCTATTTCCCCGACGGGCGCCTGCTGCGCACCCACACCTCGCCGGTGCAGATTCGCGTGATGCAGCAGCAGCAACCGCCGATCCGCGTGATCATGCCGGGCAAGGTCTATCGCAGCGACTCGGACCAGACCCATTCGCCGATGTTCCACCAGGTCGAAGGCCTGGTCGTCGGCGAGGACATCAACTTCGCCGACCTCAAGGGCACGCTGCTGAACTTCGTGCGCGCCTACTTCGAGCGAGAACCGAAGCTGCTGTTCCGCCCGTCGTATTTCCCGTTCACCGAGCCGTCCGCGGATGTGCTGATGAACTGGGAACTGCCCGATGGCAGCGAGCGTTGGCTGGAGGTGCTGGGCTGCGGCATGGTCCACCCGAATGTGCTGCGCAACTGCGGCATCGATGCCGAGCGCTACACCGGCTTCGCCTTTGGCCTGGGCGTTGAGCGCTTCGCCATGCTGCGCTACGGCGTCACCGACCTGCGCGCCTTCTACGAGAACGATTTGCGGTTCCTTGGGCAGTTCGCCTGA
- a CDS encoding SpoIIE family protein phosphatase encodes MLSIRVRLQCTDALGATQLLDITSGGVAGRDPAGDIVLEHPTVSRKHVRFSVRVDEIEVQDLGSANGTFVNNRPLDQRPVLLADGDQLRLGHLHLRVFISPGGEALSPLAMTHVPSSRDQTTVPGGSRVEPQLLLARISQRRMLSDPPPAIEGYEVGQVIVPALGVGGDFIHWAIANDGRQAVVMGDVCGKGVAAAMYMAFVSGMLFEIVPACGSPESILRRLNRSLHKVVEPGLFITAMAVMLDPHQHTIEIACAGHPAGLLKLAGGEVIELGIDPGLALGPERDPDIGVLHRAMATGEVLMVTTDGVEEAQSPDGRELGRERVLEVLKAAAGAADAARRLQSTITEHAGSARQHDDLTIVTLERCA; translated from the coding sequence ATGTTGTCCATCCGAGTCCGCCTGCAGTGCACCGATGCGCTGGGCGCCACGCAACTGCTCGACATCACCAGCGGCGGAGTTGCCGGGCGCGATCCGGCGGGCGACATCGTGCTCGAGCACCCGACCGTTTCGCGCAAGCACGTGCGCTTCAGCGTGCGCGTGGACGAGATCGAGGTACAGGACCTCGGCAGCGCGAATGGCACCTTCGTCAACAACCGCCCGCTCGACCAGCGCCCGGTGTTGCTCGCCGACGGCGACCAGTTGCGTCTGGGTCATTTGCACCTGCGGGTGTTCATCTCACCCGGCGGCGAGGCCCTGAGCCCGCTGGCGATGACGCACGTCCCATCCAGCCGCGACCAGACCACGGTGCCCGGCGGCTCGCGGGTGGAGCCGCAACTGCTGCTCGCACGGATCTCGCAGCGGCGGATGCTGTCCGACCCGCCCCCGGCAATCGAGGGTTATGAAGTAGGCCAGGTGATCGTGCCGGCGCTCGGCGTCGGTGGCGACTTCATCCATTGGGCGATCGCCAACGACGGCCGCCAGGCCGTCGTGATGGGCGATGTCTGCGGCAAGGGCGTCGCGGCCGCGATGTACATGGCTTTCGTCAGTGGCATGCTGTTCGAGATCGTGCCCGCCTGCGGCTCGCCGGAATCGATCCTGCGCCGGCTCAACCGCTCCTTGCACAAGGTGGTCGAACCCGGTTTGTTCATCACTGCGATGGCGGTGATGCTCGATCCGCACCAGCACACCATCGAGATTGCCTGCGCCGGGCATCCGGCGGGATTGCTCAAGCTGGCTGGCGGCGAGGTGATCGAACTCGGCATCGACCCCGGCCTCGCGCTCGGCCCCGAGCGCGATCCGGATATCGGCGTGCTGCACCGGGCGATGGCAACCGGCGAGGTGCTGATGGTCACCACCGACGGCGTCGAGGAAGCGCAGAGCCCGGATGGCCGCGAACTCGGCCGCGAGCGCGTGCTCGAAGTGCTGAAAGCCGCCGCCGGCGCCGCCGATGCCGCGCGGCGCCTGCAGTCGACCATTACCGAGCACGCCGGCTCGGCGCGCCAGCACGACGATCTGACCATCGTGACCCTGGAGCGGTGTGCCTGA
- a CDS encoding phenylalanine--tRNA ligase subunit beta — translation MKFSENWLRQLVDIPATRAELTHRLTMCGLEVEATEVLGESLDGVVIGEIVEAVQHPNADRLRVCTVNIEAGTPLQIVCGAPNARVGLKAPVATVGARLPGGLEIKAAKLRGVESFGMLCSAKELGTDADASGLLELPGDAPTGTGFAAYLGLPDAIIELSLTPNRSDCLGMRGLAMEVAAELGTAANLPAITPVPAAHAEELKISLVPGAGCPRYCGRVISGLDSAARTPGWMVERLRRAGLRPISALVDVTNYVMLELGQPLHAFDADRIQGGIQVRRAAAGEPCTLLDGREVTLDPEFLVIADDAGAVALAGVMGGFGSRITDGTRRVFLESAHFAPGAISGRARRLGMHTDASHRFERGVDPELPRLALERATALLLEIAGGSAGPVVEAVLDAELPQRKPVGLRHARLTRVLGIEIPRDAVQRILATLGMQVEATADGWQVVPPSWRFDIGIEEDLIEEVARIHGYEQIPTVAPRGELVVLPVSESRLPLTRLKERLVARDYAEALTFAFLGADELVRWGLDANAITLANPLSAELATMRTSLLPGLVSALVRNQNRQQARVRLFEIGRRYVLGTDGAPVETELLAIVASGAARPEQWGERARNVDFYDVKGDIEALLGDDHGASWHAGGPDYLHPGRRAELRRGDRVIGCLGTLHPELARRLDVDGELLLAELDLEGVRERRMPLARELSRFPSVRRDLALVVAESVAHAALERVVREAAGGLLRELRLFDVYRGAGIETGCKSFAIGLIFQDDSRTLGDADVDRLVAAVVERAAAELGAQLRS, via the coding sequence ATGAAGTTTTCCGAGAACTGGTTGCGGCAACTGGTTGATATTCCTGCCACGCGCGCAGAGCTGACGCATCGGCTGACGATGTGCGGGCTGGAGGTTGAGGCTACCGAGGTGCTGGGCGAGTCGCTGGATGGCGTGGTCATCGGCGAGATCGTCGAGGCGGTGCAGCATCCGAATGCTGATCGCCTGCGTGTGTGCACGGTCAACATCGAGGCGGGTACGCCGCTGCAGATTGTCTGCGGCGCGCCGAATGCGCGAGTGGGCCTGAAGGCGCCGGTCGCGACCGTCGGCGCCAGGCTGCCGGGCGGGCTGGAGATCAAGGCGGCCAAGCTGCGCGGTGTCGAGTCCTTCGGCATGCTGTGCTCGGCCAAGGAACTCGGCACCGATGCAGACGCCTCCGGCCTGCTGGAACTGCCGGGCGATGCGCCCACTGGCACGGGTTTTGCGGCTTACCTCGGTCTCCCCGACGCGATCATCGAACTCAGCCTGACCCCGAACCGCAGCGACTGCCTCGGCATGCGCGGGCTGGCGATGGAAGTCGCCGCAGAGCTCGGCACGGCGGCGAATTTGCCTGCGATCACGCCAGTCCCGGCGGCGCACGCCGAGGAACTGAAGATCTCGCTGGTGCCGGGCGCCGGTTGCCCGCGCTATTGCGGTCGCGTGATCAGCGGCCTCGACAGCGCCGCGCGCACGCCGGGCTGGATGGTGGAGCGCCTGCGCCGCGCCGGCCTGCGCCCGATCAGCGCGCTGGTGGATGTCACCAACTATGTGATGCTGGAACTCGGCCAGCCGCTGCATGCCTTCGACGCCGACCGCATTCAGGGCGGCATCCAGGTGCGCCGCGCCGCCGCCGGCGAGCCCTGCACCCTGCTCGATGGCCGCGAGGTGACGCTGGATCCGGAGTTCCTGGTGATCGCCGACGACGCTGGCGCGGTGGCGCTCGCCGGTGTCATGGGCGGCTTCGGCAGCCGCATCACCGACGGCACCCGCCGCGTGTTTCTCGAAAGCGCACACTTCGCACCGGGTGCGATCAGCGGCCGCGCGCGCCGGCTGGGCATGCACACCGATGCGTCGCACCGCTTCGAGCGCGGCGTCGACCCGGAGCTGCCGCGCCTGGCGCTGGAGCGCGCCACTGCGCTGTTGCTCGAGATCGCCGGCGGCAGCGCCGGTCCGGTGGTCGAGGCGGTGCTGGACGCCGAACTGCCCCAGCGCAAGCCGGTCGGCCTGCGCCACGCGCGCCTGACCCGCGTGCTCGGCATCGAGATTCCGCGCGACGCGGTGCAGCGCATCCTTGCCACGCTCGGCATGCAAGTGGAGGCCACGGCGGATGGCTGGCAGGTGGTGCCGCCGAGTTGGCGCTTCGACATCGGGATCGAGGAAGACCTGATCGAGGAAGTGGCGCGCATCCACGGTTACGAGCAGATCCCGACCGTCGCCCCGCGCGGCGAGCTGGTGGTGCTGCCGGTCAGCGAATCGCGCCTGCCGCTGACTCGCCTGAAGGAACGCCTGGTGGCGCGGGATTACGCCGAAGCGTTGACCTTCGCCTTCCTCGGCGCCGATGAATTGGTGCGCTGGGGCCTCGACGCGAATGCCATCACCCTGGCCAACCCGCTGTCGGCGGAACTGGCCACGATGCGCACCTCGCTGCTGCCTGGGTTGGTGTCGGCGCTGGTGCGCAACCAGAACCGCCAGCAGGCGCGGGTGCGCCTGTTCGAAATCGGTCGCCGCTATGTGCTCGGTACAGACGGTGCACCGGTGGAGACCGAGTTGCTCGCGATCGTCGCCAGCGGCGCTGCGCGTCCCGAGCAATGGGGCGAGCGCGCGCGCAATGTCGACTTCTACGATGTGAAGGGAGATATCGAGGCCCTGCTGGGCGACGACCACGGCGCCAGCTGGCATGCCGGCGGTCCGGATTACCTGCATCCCGGCCGGCGCGCAGAACTGCGCCGGGGCGACCGGGTCATCGGTTGCCTGGGCACGCTGCATCCCGAGCTGGCGCGCAGGCTGGATGTGGACGGCGAGTTATTGCTGGCCGAACTGGATCTCGAGGGCGTGCGTGAGCGGCGGATGCCGCTGGCGCGCGAGCTCTCGCGTTTCCCGTCCGTCCGCCGCGATCTGGCGCTGGTGGTGGCCGAATCGGTGGCCCACGCCGCGCTGGAGCGGGTGGTCCGCGAGGCAGCTGGCGGCTTGCTGCGCGAGCTGCGCCTGTTCGACGTATACCGCGGCGCTGGGATCGAAACCGGCTGCAAAAGTTTCGCTATCGGCTTGATTTTCCAAGACGACTCGCGCACTCTAGGGGACGCGGATGTGGACCGTCTGGTGGCCGCTGTGGTTGAGCGTGCAGCGGCGGAACTCGGGGCTCAGTTGCGGAGTTAG
- a CDS encoding MerR family transcriptional regulator, whose amino-acid sequence MLDPGSNSELPPIPAKRYFTIGEVSELCGVKPHVLRYWEQEFPSLKPVKRRGNRRYYQRHDVLMIRQIRSLLYDQGFTIGGARQRLEGEATRAAAAAAAPPPIETKVPAELVRQMRIDLEAVLEILR is encoded by the coding sequence ATGCTGGATCCGGGCAGTAACAGCGAGCTACCACCGATTCCAGCGAAGCGCTACTTCACCATCGGTGAGGTCAGCGAGCTGTGTGGCGTGAAGCCGCATGTGCTGCGCTATTGGGAACAGGAGTTCCCCAGCCTGAAGCCGGTCAAGCGCCGCGGCAACCGTCGTTATTACCAGCGCCACGACGTGCTGATGATCCGGCAGATCCGCTCCTTGCTGTACGACCAGGGGTTCACCATCGGCGGCGCGCGCCAGCGTCTGGAAGGCGAGGCCACGCGAGCGGCGGCTGCCGCCGCTGCGCCGCCACCCATTGAGACCAAGGTCCCCGCGGAACTGGTGCGCCAGATGCGTATCGATCTGGAGGCGGTGCTGGAAATCCTGCGCTGA
- a CDS encoding DUF3828 domain-containing protein: MCRYLLAAVCVLIAAPAWGDAPNDSPQALMRELYRVHAEGDGPLLRSEGKAERRVFFTASLVEALEREIDRPDPEELGNLDFDPFYNAQETDLGTMDVAVAKVSGNATVALVRFENAGNPVEIAYRVVLDGEAWRIDDIEYGEDSTLRKTLRGE, encoded by the coding sequence ATGTGTCGATACCTGCTGGCGGCGGTCTGCGTGCTGATCGCGGCGCCCGCCTGGGGCGATGCGCCGAACGACTCGCCGCAGGCCTTGATGCGCGAGTTGTACCGGGTCCACGCCGAGGGCGACGGTCCGCTGTTGCGCAGCGAAGGCAAGGCGGAGCGGCGGGTGTTCTTCACTGCGTCGTTGGTGGAGGCCCTGGAACGCGAGATCGACCGGCCCGATCCGGAGGAACTCGGCAACCTGGACTTCGATCCTTTCTACAACGCGCAGGAAACCGATCTCGGAACGATGGACGTCGCGGTCGCCAAGGTCAGCGGCAACGCCACCGTCGCGCTGGTGCGCTTCGAGAACGCCGGTAATCCGGTCGAGATCGCCTACCGCGTGGTGCTGGATGGCGAGGCCTGGCGGATCGACGACATCGAGTACGGCGAGGACAGCACGCTGCGCAAGACCCTGCGCGGGGAATGA
- the pip gene encoding prolyl aminopeptidase, producing MDRRQLYPEIEPYATGTLPVGDGHEIYYEQCGNPAGKPVVFLHGGPGAGCNSKARRFFNPDRYRIVLFDQRGCGRSTPHACLEANTTWHLVGDIEKLRVALQIERWQVFGGSWGSTLALAYAQTHPQRVTELVLRGIFMLRRWELEWFYQAGADALFPDAWDTYLAAIPEVERGDLMSAYHRRLTSADPQVRLDAAKAWSVWEGSTSFLYQDPAHIEASAGDLFALAFARIECHYFVNGGFFDRDDQLLANAYRLKGIPAVIVQGRYDVVCPMRSAWDLKQAWPEADLRIVPDAGHSAFEPGNLHELILATDRFAGV from the coding sequence ATGGATCGCCGCCAGCTCTATCCCGAGATCGAACCGTATGCAACTGGCACCTTGCCGGTGGGCGATGGCCACGAGATCTACTACGAGCAGTGCGGCAACCCGGCCGGCAAACCGGTGGTGTTCCTGCATGGCGGCCCGGGCGCGGGTTGCAATTCGAAGGCGCGGCGCTTCTTCAACCCGGACAGATACCGCATAGTGCTGTTTGACCAGCGCGGTTGCGGCCGTTCCACGCCGCATGCCTGCCTGGAAGCGAACACCACCTGGCACCTGGTGGGTGATATCGAAAAGCTGCGTGTGGCGCTCCAGATCGAGCGTTGGCAGGTGTTCGGCGGTTCCTGGGGCTCCACCCTGGCGCTGGCCTATGCGCAGACCCATCCGCAGCGCGTCACCGAGCTGGTATTGCGCGGCATCTTCATGCTGCGCCGCTGGGAACTCGAGTGGTTCTACCAGGCCGGCGCGGACGCGCTGTTCCCGGATGCCTGGGACACCTACCTCGCGGCGATTCCGGAAGTCGAGCGTGGCGACCTGATGAGCGCCTACCACCGGCGACTGACCTCCGCCGACCCGCAGGTTCGCCTGGATGCGGCCAAAGCCTGGTCGGTGTGGGAAGGGAGCACCAGTTTCCTGTACCAGGATCCAGCGCACATCGAAGCCTCCGCTGGCGATCTGTTCGCGCTGGCCTTCGCGCGCATCGAGTGCCATTACTTCGTCAACGGCGGCTTCTTCGATCGCGACGACCAGTTGCTGGCGAACGCCTACCGGCTCAAGGGCATCCCGGCAGTCATTGTCCAGGGGCGTTACGACGTGGTGTGTCCGATGCGTTCCGCCTGGGACCTGAAGCAGGCCTGGCCGGAAGCCGACCTGCGTATCGTGCCGGACGCCGGTCATTCCGCCTTCGAGCCCGGTAACCTGCACGAACTGATCCTGGCGACGGATCGATTCGCCGGCGTTTGA
- a CDS encoding NAD-dependent epimerase/dehydratase family protein, with product MATSALMLAGATGLVGKQALERLLRAGNWTVCVPARSDLGVRHARLQVAVGDLDNAATLARIEGDLPTLDAFACAIGTTLKKAGSAAAFAAVDRDLVLALAKLARRRGARHAVVVSSVGAVAGSSNLYLRVKGEMEAGIEALGFERCDFLQPGLLLGARGERRPGEHFAQRLAPLYNPLLRGPLRRYRAVESAAVAAALVVLLQDAGPGTRRWDNVGIEDLARRG from the coding sequence ATGGCCACATCTGCGCTGATGCTGGCGGGCGCGACCGGGCTGGTGGGCAAGCAGGCGCTCGAGCGGCTGCTGCGCGCCGGGAACTGGACGGTCTGCGTGCCGGCGCGCAGCGACCTCGGCGTGCGCCACGCGCGTCTGCAGGTGGCGGTGGGCGACCTTGACAATGCGGCGACGCTGGCGCGCATCGAGGGCGACCTGCCGACCCTGGACGCCTTCGCCTGCGCGATCGGAACCACCCTGAAGAAGGCCGGTTCGGCCGCTGCCTTCGCCGCAGTCGACCGCGACCTGGTGCTGGCGCTGGCCAAACTGGCGCGCCGCCGCGGCGCACGGCATGCCGTCGTGGTGTCGTCGGTCGGCGCTGTGGCAGGCTCGTCCAACCTGTACCTGCGGGTCAAAGGCGAGATGGAGGCGGGCATCGAGGCGCTCGGATTCGAACGCTGCGATTTCCTCCAGCCGGGGCTGCTGCTCGGCGCGCGTGGCGAGCGCCGTCCCGGCGAGCACTTCGCCCAGCGCCTGGCGCCGCTCTACAACCCGCTGTTGCGCGGGCCGTTGCGACGCTACCGGGCGGTCGAATCGGCTGCTGTTGCCGCGGCGCTGGTGGTGCTGCTGCAAGACGCCGGGCCGGGCACCCGGCGCTGGGACAATGTGGGGATCGAAGACCTGGCCCGGCGCGGCTGA
- a CDS encoding sulfite exporter TauE/SafE family protein: MDAWTFVLAMLAGFGAGLLDSIVGGGGLIMTPAMVNLFPEWAILNIIATQRTSSIMGTSVAAWNYFRHVSLPWPLVLAACGAALPCSALGAMLARRTDPQLLKWSILAMCVLLAVYTFVRKDLGQHHEPRFAGRVQWMVAGLVGAATGFYNGLIGPGTGTPDGVRLRQRHRSRLPACVGGVRRPTWPRT, from the coding sequence ATGGATGCGTGGACTTTCGTGCTGGCCATGCTGGCCGGCTTTGGTGCGGGCCTGCTCGACAGCATCGTCGGCGGCGGCGGACTGATCATGACCCCGGCGATGGTCAACCTGTTCCCCGAATGGGCGATCCTCAACATCATCGCCACCCAGCGCACCAGTTCGATCATGGGCACCTCGGTGGCGGCGTGGAACTACTTCCGCCACGTCAGCCTGCCGTGGCCGCTGGTGCTCGCCGCCTGCGGCGCGGCGCTGCCGTGTTCGGCGCTGGGCGCGATGCTCGCCAGGCGCACCGACCCGCAGTTGCTGAAGTGGTCGATCCTGGCGATGTGCGTGCTGCTGGCGGTCTACACCTTCGTGCGCAAGGACCTCGGCCAGCACCATGAGCCGCGCTTCGCCGGGCGCGTCCAATGGATGGTCGCCGGATTGGTCGGCGCAGCCACCGGCTTCTACAACGGGCTGATCGGCCCGGGCACCGGCACCCCTGATGGTGTTCGCCTTCGTCAGCGTCATCGGTCTCGACTTCCTGCGTGCGTCGGCGGTGTCAGGCGGCCAACGTGGCCGCGGACCTGA
- a CDS encoding thioredoxin fold domain-containing protein has product MRILLSLGLAAVAFTATTSAEAGDDAKARAAVARLVPDATIESIAPAPMAGWYTAVVNGSDVYVSADGEYLLSGALARVAKKENLTELARTDRRREAIAALPADHKISFAAEQPRHAVTVFTAIDCGYCRKLHEQVGAYNQAGISVEYVLFPRGGLQSPAYQESVSVWCADDRRNALTLAKRGEPVEPKICPNPIADNLALAQSSA; this is encoded by the coding sequence ATGCGAATCTTGCTCAGTCTCGGGCTGGCCGCTGTTGCGTTTACCGCCACGACGTCTGCGGAGGCCGGCGACGATGCCAAGGCGCGGGCCGCCGTCGCCCGCCTCGTGCCCGACGCCACCATTGAATCCATTGCGCCGGCGCCGATGGCGGGCTGGTACACCGCCGTGGTGAACGGCTCCGATGTCTACGTCAGTGCCGATGGCGAATACCTGCTGTCGGGTGCCCTGGCGCGGGTGGCGAAGAAGGAGAACCTGACCGAACTGGCACGCACGGACCGCCGCCGCGAGGCGATCGCGGCGCTCCCGGCAGACCACAAGATCAGTTTTGCTGCGGAACAGCCGCGGCATGCGGTGACCGTGTTCACCGCCATCGACTGCGGCTACTGTCGCAAGTTGCACGAGCAGGTGGGTGCCTACAACCAGGCCGGCATCAGCGTCGAATACGTGTTGTTCCCGCGCGGCGGCCTGCAGTCGCCGGCCTACCAGGAATCGGTGTCGGTGTGGTGTGCGGATGATCGCCGCAATGCGCTGACCCTGGCCAAGCGCGGTGAGCCCGTCGAACCGAAGATCTGCCCGAACCCGATCGCCGACAACCTGGCGCTGGCGCAGAGCTCGGCCTGA